The sequence below is a genomic window from Lemur catta isolate mLemCat1 chromosome 12, mLemCat1.pri, whole genome shotgun sequence.
GCCTTCTATTCTTGAGGGCTTCCCCTGTGCCAGGACTCATGCTGGGGGATTTGTTTGGAGCATCTCATTAGAGCCATACCTCAACCATATTAAATAGGTGCTATTGTTACAATTTTTACAATTGAGGGATAGGCATAGGGGCCCAGAGCCCACTCATTTAATCACTGCTTTATTCTACCTCACAACACTTAAGCTTAATCTCATTTAAGCTTCACAACCACCCTGGTATCAAGAGAGCATAAGACATTTGCTGgaggtgacagagctgagattcaggACCTGCAGCAGATTCACCACAGTGAGGCTGAAGATACTGTGACAGCTATAGAGTCACAGAACTCCAGCAAAAGCCTCTCATTTTCCaacacagttttctcatctataaaacaagtcCTGTAACATGACTGGAGGTAAGGAAGGACTGTGCTGGCTCTCCAAATATATTCTCTATAGCTCTATTGAATGAAGAGCACTGAGTGATTAACTTGACCAGCACTTACatcaggtttttgtttgtttgtttgtttgtttgttttgagaagtTCTAGAGGCCTATTAGTGGAAGAAGTTTAGCGGTGTGGCTAAGAGCATGAGTCTAGACTCATGTCACCTGCCTTCAAATCCTGGCTATTCCACCGTTAACATCTCTGTGTCCCAGTGTCCTCCTCTGAAAAATGGGATAACAGACTCTGCTATATAATAGAATTGTTAGAAGGTTGAAATAACCAATGCTGAATGAACACAGTACCTGGTACATTGCAAGCACTCAATATAGCCATTATGACTTATGCCATTGTTACCCTGGGCTTACTTGTAGCTTCCTGAACAGCTGAACCATGTGATTGCAGGGCAAATTGGCTCGCCTTGCAATGACCATGACCACCTGCAAATCCTTCCTTTCTAACTAACATCGGCCAGTTGTACCAGGGATTCTGGGTCTCTGGGTCTCTCTTGTTTCGCCCTCCGCTAATGCGCCTGCGTGGTCCCCAAAGCTTCCCAGCCCTGCTTATGTCGCACCTGCCAGAGCAACCCTGGCCTCTCCAAACGTCATCGACTTCTGTGGGTTCTATTCGGCCTCATATTCCACCCGCGCCCTCTGGAGCCCTGGAGATGCACAGTCCCCAGCCTCCTGACATGAGGGTCACAGGACCCAATCCCACAAGTGACCCTGGCTCCCCTTATCTCTGGAACCTTGCCTGATCTGGGGTTCCTGCACAGAGATACCCACGACAGTGGATttagagagagggaggaggatcccttggaACGTTGGCGATCGCCCCTAGCCCTGAGCTGACTTCACTTTCCCTCCCCGCAGACAGACACGTGCAATATAGCAGCATTCAGACAAATCACAACTGACTGTTTATTGGAGAAAGGCTCGGCTCCCTCGTGTGTTCTCAGCGAAATAAACTACTAGATGATACTTTCTACACTATTTACAACCTGCAGCTGACAAAGCAGGAgccctgaccccccccccccccgtggacCAATACTACAGTCTTCTAAAGCAATGGGAGGGCCATCAGTTGGCCCCGGGAATAAAAGGAGACCAAGGGTCTGATTTATTTCAAGCTCGGGGACAGGCTGCACTTCTCACAGATTTGGAGGGGCAGCATCTGAGTCAGGGAGGTGCTGTTTATGGCCACCAACAGCTGCAGCTTGCCCAGGCAGTCCTGCAGCGCTGCCTCCGGGTGCTCTCCCAGGCGCAGGTCCACCGCGCGCGGGAGCCGCAGCATGCGATCAGCCACCGTCAGGCAGCAGATGGCCAGTAGGGAGGGGGCGTAGCTGGTGAAAGCATAGTCGGCCAGACTCAGCTCCGCCACCCCTTGCGCCAGGGCTTGTGCTTCCAGGGCTTCGGAGACCTCAACCTGCCCCGCCTCCACGCGAGCGTGCGTGAAATGCTCGAGGAAGAAGCTGATGGTGGGAGCGCCCAAGCTGAAGTGCAGCTTGTGCAGCACGATGCACTCGAGGTTGCAGAGCTGCTGCCGGGAGAAGGCGCCGCAGCATAGGGCCAGGAGCTGCTTCACGCGCGGCGGATGCACCTCCACCTGCAACACAGGGCGCTCTCAGTCCCCCGCCTCGCGGCTGCCAGGGCTGAGACCCACCCCAGTCTGAATTCCGGGAGAAAACCGGGAATCCGCCCCCCCTCCATCCCTTCCAGAAAGACATCCTGTACTTCACACCTCTCCACTGCTGCCACTTAAAGTCAACTGGGTCGTACTTCCAGCACAGTTCCTCTAATGTCCCCCCGCCACCCCGcccaaaaaaaaaaggtttggaaATTTTGAAAGGTTTTTTCCGGAAACGAGAATAGAGGTGCCACGGTGAGCTGTTCGGGACCGACTACAGCCTATTTCTTTGGAGGCTGAGTGACAGGATTGTTAGTTTGTGGAGAATTGTGACCTTAAGGCTGAGGGATATATAAATTTGCAAACATCTGCCAAAAGGAGTCCAGGGAACCCAGCGCCGAATCCTGCGCACGGAGAGCCGGGCGGCCAATTCGGCCCTCCCTGCCGCGTGGAGGTACCTGCTTGCAAGCGATGAGGAGCGAGGTGACCCCGAGCAGCTGGAAGCAGTCTGCAGCCACCGGCGTAGTGGTGAGGAAGCGGTCCAGAGTGTTCACCGTCAGGCACAGCGACTCGAAGGAGAGGCGGAATTGGCGGTGCACGGGGATCAGCCAGCTGAGCAGCTTACAGCGGGATTCCGCCGTCACCtggcgggagggaggaggggagcggGCCGGTTGAGCCTAGGGCAGAGAGGGGCTGCGCAAGTGAAGGGCCAAGACGACCCAGGGAGCTTCCccggagggaggcaggaagaaggcGGGGGGTAGCTAAATGCTCTGGAAACCGGGAAACTCGCGGGCAGCGCCGAGCCGGAACGCCTGCGCTCCGACCTGGCGCTCGGCCGGGTGCTTCACACGTACTACCTCTAGTAATCCTCTAAGCAATTCATGGAAGGGGAGGGGACCCATTTTGCAAACGAAGAAATAAGCTCAGGATTGTTAAGTAACAGGCCCGAGGTCGGTAGGAATCTGAACTCGAACCGAGAAACTAACTTCTCTCACACTAAACAGCTTGGAGGCTTGGGGCAAGTCCCTTAGGCCGTCGAGGCCCCACTTATCTCCATCTGTAAATTGAGGCCGGTGACCCGCCCCTCCAAGGCCCCTTCTTGCTCCCACTGGGAGCAGGAACTGGGCTGGCGCGGGCCAGGGCAGACACAGCGGGAAAGGAGAGAGcctgggagaggaagaagagtggCGGCGGGGAGCTGGCTCTACCAGCGCCTCACTTGTGGCTGCCGCGCCAGCGACTCCCGCGGGTGGAAGTGGCTCTCCTGAGCCTTGCGGAAGGCGTAACAGCTCTGGCCGTAGTCACGGAAGTTCTGGAGATCTAGCTGCACTAACGGCTGGGTAGGGCCGGGCGGGGGGTTGCAACCCCGCGCCGCCGACGCCGTGGGGCTGTCTACACAGTCGGAGCCGGAGCTGGGGGACTCGAACAGGTCGCAAACTCCAGAGTCTCCGGGGAGCGAGCATGGGTTCAGGGTCTGCAACGGCTGCTTCCTTCGGAGGCGCGGGCGCCTGCTCTTCTTCACCGGGGCACGGAGGTTCTGGTCGTTGTCCCGCCTCCCCACCCCGGTGGCAGGGCTCGCCGGGCTGGTAGGACAAGGGGCCACCATGATGCAGCCGGGTGGCCGCTCTACCCACAACGCCCTGGCTGCGACGGGCTGCGAACGCAGGTCCGAAAGAGGCCAGGCTCTACGGCTGGCGCGTCCTTAAGTACCCGGGGGGGGCTCTTTCCCTCTACCACACCTCTGGCCGCTCACTGGCTGAGCCCAGAGCCGCACGCGAGCCGCGCTTTCCCTGATGGAAAAACCACTTCCCCCAGCGCGCAAGCAGCACGTCGCAGCCGCAGTGCGCCAGCGGGAGGAGGGGCTGCAGCCGTGCCCGCCTTCCGTCGCCCGCGTCCGCCGTTGCCCAGGCAACCGGAGCCCGGGTCGCCGAGGGAGCGGGGCGCGCGGAGCGGGTGGGAGTGGGAAACCCGCGGCGCAGCCAGGTGAGCGGCGGGCCTCGCTGAGGGGCTCGGCTGGGCCAGAGAAAGATATTCTCCCAGGGGCATCTCTCTGCCTTTGGCCAGACGGTCTTTACGCTTTCGAGCACCTTCCATGCCGGCGCTAATCCAGGTCGGTAATTTTGTAAAAGTCTGCTTCTGAGCTCCAAACCAAGGTCGGGCTAGAATTCTGTCATGACAGGAGAAATTTTCTTCAGT
It includes:
- the CCNO gene encoding cyclin-O, producing the protein MVAPCPTSPASPATGVGRRDNDQNLRAPVKKSRRPRLRRKQPLQTLNPCSLPGDSGVCDLFESPSSGSDCVDSPTASAARGCNPPPGPTQPLVQLDLQNFRDYGQSCYAFRKAQESHFHPRESLARQPQVTAESRCKLLSWLIPVHRQFRLSFESLCLTVNTLDRFLTTTPVAADCFQLLGVTSLLIACKQVEVHPPRVKQLLALCCGAFSRQQLCNLECIVLHKLHFSLGAPTISFFLEHFTHARVEAGQVEVSEALEAQALAQGVAELSLADYAFTSYAPSLLAICCLTVADRMLRLPRAVDLRLGEHPEAALQDCLGKLQLLVAINSTSLTQMLPLQICEKCSLSPSLK